One Spinacia oleracea cultivar Varoflay chromosome 4, BTI_SOV_V1, whole genome shotgun sequence DNA segment encodes these proteins:
- the LOC110805310 gene encoding protein FAR1-RELATED SEQUENCE 5-like isoform X2 translates to MPFAPFIGVNHHGKSIIFAAALISHEDAPTFVWVFEEFLKCMGKAPKGILTDQDRTIGKAIKQVFPGVPHRLCLWHMLQNATKALGSRKDWPKIDTLIRTAIHDLLDPDEFDEAWSHVMEEYRLSGPGWMKDAYELRRQWAPAYNRGKFWAGMSSTQRSEGMSRFFKTHVNLECGLVLFIKNYEWCMRIKAEEEKQDNYDSIDKIPRLEPDKSVLVEYVLVKSYTNEKFAEVVVERKGLMHTNVTKIDALGTV, encoded by the coding sequence ATGCCCTTTGCACCATTTATTGGTGTAAACCACCATGGAAAGTCAATTATATTTGCGGCAGCACTTATATCCCACGAAGATGCGCCAACATTTGTTTGGGTGTTCGAAGAATTCCTGAAGTGTATGGGTAAGGCTCCTAAGGGCATCCTAACGGACCAAGACAGGACAATAGGTAAAGCAATTAAGCAAGTGTTCCCTGGCGTGCCGCACAGACTATGTCTATGGCACATGCTCCAAAATGCTACGAAAGCGCTTGGTAGTCGTAAGGACTGGCCGAAGATTGATACCCTAATACGTACTGCCATACACGATTTGCTTGATCCTGACGAGTTTGATGAAGCATGGAGTCATGTGATGGAAGAATACCGTCTAAGCGGTCCTGGGTGGATGAAGGATGCGTACGAACTGAGGCGTCAGTGGGCTCCGGCGTACAACAGAGGAAAGTTTTGGGCTGGTATGTCTTCTACACAAAGAAGTGAAGGTATGAGCCGATTCTTCAAAACTCATGTTAACTTAGAATGCGGTTTGGTTTTGttcattaaaaattatgagTGGTGCATGAGGATAAAAGCTGAGGAAGAGAAGCAGGATAATTATGATAGCATTGATAAGATTCCCCGTCTTGAGCCGGATAAGAGTGTGTTAGTTGAATATGTGCTGGTTAAGTCGTACACTAATGAGAAGTTTGCGGAGGTGGTGGTAGAGCGTAAGGGGTTGATGCACACTAATGTCACTAAAATCGATGCTCTCGGGACCGTGTAA
- the LOC110805310 gene encoding protein FAR1-RELATED SEQUENCE 6-like isoform X1: protein MEGIDLNETVTIEDCNEDTGATDKNSNPPTVGMCFTTGQKNFDFCNMYAFKEGFKMFMKSNNLKQEYKAIGVNRKCTGDLEPKPHMMELIRLKCKKGGTNVGSNVTGCKMFVYGKIKDDKFTILKCELEHNHALNPDCSRMMVNYRNIDSTTFKRAMINDMGGVSISKNYGTQLIEKGGFDNIAFNQRDLRNAISVERRKSRFKDSDAAGLDQYFKAQRELNSEFYCSIQKDDEGVFTNAFWSDARSRGTCKYFGDVITFDTTFSCNRYLYNYNFLQSVFLFFYVYFFN, encoded by the coding sequence ATGGAAGGAATAGACCTTAATGAAACTGTAACAATTGAAGATTGTAATGAGGATACCGGTGCAACTGATAAGAACTCCAATCCCCCTACCGTAGGTATGTGCTTTACAACGGGTCAAaaaaatttcgatttttgtaatATGTATGCGTTTAAGGAAGGTTTTAAGATGTTTATGAAAAGTAATAATTTGAAACAAGAGTATAAGGCTATTGGAGTGAATAGGAAATGTACTGGAGATCTTGAGCCAAAGCCTCACATGATGGAATTAATAAGATTAAAATGTAAGAAGGGAGGTACGAACGTTGGGTCCAATGTAACTGGTTGTAAAATGTTCGTTTATGGTAAAATTAAAGACGATAAGTTTACCATATTGAAGTGTGAGTTGGAACACAATCATGCTCTAAATCCAGATTGTAGTAGAATGATGGTTAACTATAGGAATATTGATAGTACGACGTTTAAAAGAGCGATGATTAATGACATGGGTGGTGTTAGCATTAGCAAAAACTATGGTACTCAATTGATTGAAAAGGGTGGGTTTGACAATATCGCATTCAACCAGAGGGACCTTAGGAATGCGATAAGTGTAGAACGTCGTAAGTCTAGGTTTAAGGATTCTGATGCAGCAGGATTAGATCAATATTTTAAAGCGCAACGGGAATTGAATTCTGAATTTTATTGCTCCATCCAAAAAGACGATGAAGGTGTATTTACAAACGCATTTTGGTCCGATGCGCGAAGTAGAGGGACATGCAAGTATTTTGGAGATGTAATCACATTCGATACAACCTTTTCATGCAACAGGtatttatataattataattttttgcaatcggtatttttatttttttacgtatatttttttaattga